The proteins below are encoded in one region of Anaerolineales bacterium:
- a CDS encoding 30S ribosomal protein S17, producing the protein MNNRRRIIGFVTSNAMQKTVVVEISRTYRHPLYKKVVNSRKRVMAHDELGCQVGDQVQIVESRPISKNKCWVVEQILRHSVGGGESSPEA; encoded by the coding sequence ATGAATAATCGCCGACGAATCATTGGTTTTGTAACCAGTAATGCCATGCAGAAGACGGTGGTAGTGGAGATTTCACGAACTTACCGCCATCCTCTCTACAAAAAAGTGGTCAACAGCCGCAAGCGCGTGATGGCTCATGATGAGCTGGGTTGCCAGGTTGGAGATCAAGTCCAAATTGTTGAAAGCCGCCCTATCTCCAAGAACAAGTGCTGGGTTGTTGAACAAATCCTACGGCACTCGGTTGGTGGTGGTGAGAGTAGCCCGGAGGCAT